The following nucleotide sequence is from Candidatus Zixiibacteriota bacterium.
GTCCTCGGTGATGAATCTCATGCTCAATGAGTCCATTCACAGTCTGACCGCGTTTCCATACCATGCCGTAGAGTTCGTCCTCCTGCTCAAGCGTAGCGTCAGTCCATTTTGAGGTGATCTCTGACATCAAAGCCGCGGCCACGTTGTCGTAGGTCTTCTTGATTTCAGCCACAGATTCGGGAACAGGATCAGATTCCCTGGGGCCTGTGACGGAAAGGCCGGTCTTATTCGCCATTTCCGGAATGGTTTGTATGATGTGCCATGCGATTCTGCCAATTGTCCGGTGATCGTCGGCAACTTTCTGCTCGAGCGAGCTGTCGGTCAATGCTGCAAGAACTTTGCCGGTCGACTCTGATACGTTCTGCCATCTTTCCTTGAAATGATCGATTTTCGTCAACATTTTGTATCTCCCGATTTACATCCTGAATAGTACCGATTCTCGTTCAAACCATTTCCTCGCGGCGACGAGTGTCAGAGCCGCAAGCACGATTGTAGATACGAAAGCTGTGATCACATAGTTCCACTCGACCTGTCCCGATATCGCATCTTTGATTATCAGACTGACATTGACGATTGGGATGAGCGCCATCCGATAGCTCATTTCGATGCCTGGCAGGAACGACACAAATGCGGGCAGAATCAAGACCATATAGATTCCGGTGATGTAGCTCTGCGCTTCCTTGAATGATCTTGCGAAAATCGACACCGACAGCAGAATCGCGGCAAATATCCCTGCCAATGGCAGTACGATCATCAAAATGAGAATCACTGTGCTGGTATCGAACTCTATGGCGAGCATCCTGCCGACATTCATCTTGCCAACGATATCTTCAAGCATGTAGTTGAGCGAGAAGGTAAGGCTGCCCATCGACAAAATAGCCGCCGTGATGCCGGTCGTCAGTATCACGAGATACTTGCCTACAACAAACTCGCCTCTCGTCGCTGGGGACACAAGCAGGGTCTCGAGAGTGCCTCTCTCTTTTTCACCCGCAGCGAGGTCGATAGCCGGATACATCGCTCCCATGAAACACATGATTATGATCAGGTACGGCAACATAGCTCCAAGCTTTTCGCCTGCAACCTTTTGCATCGATGCCACGTTCTCGCTGACGATTTCGAATGGCCTTATGATGTCACCGGAGATGTCCCGCTGATCCAGCCTCGCCTGAATTATCCGTTCCCGATAGGGATCGAGAACGGTCTTGATCTTGCTCACTGCGAATTCCGACTTCATCTCGGCTTCATCATAGAACAGCTCGATCTCGGTTGGGGATTCAATCTCGATAGCGCGGTCGAATGCTTTCGGCACTACCATTAGCACGTCAAAGCCACCCAGCCTCAGATCCTCAGTAATATCTGAGTTAGCAGTCGGATTTTCCGCTCTATATTGGGTTTCCGATACGACTGTCAGGTCATCACTTCCGATCAGCTCCGACCGAAGAGTATCCGGAAGGTATTCCAGTCCCTGTACGACCACTTCGGACACCCTTTCCATTTCTTTGGCAATCTGGCTCGTCATTAAACTCGACAGCGCCATCAGCAGAAGGGGAATCGCGGCAATCGGTACGAGTAGCATGAAAACCAGAGTGCGCCTGTCACGCAGCGTATCAGTCATCTCTTTCTTGAATATCGCATGTACAATCCTGACTCGCACAATCACTCTCCTACAATCTTGATGAAAGCATCTTCGAGGTTGTCTGTGCCGGTCTGTGCCAGCAGATCAGTCGGAGTGCTGTCAGCAAAGATTCGGCCATTGTGAATTATTGCTACCCTGTCACACAGACGCATGGCTTCGCTCATTATATGCGTCGAAAAAATCACGCACTTGCCGGCATCGCGGCACTGTCGGATAAACTTCACAATCGTGCGAGACGACATGACATCGAGGCCGGTCGTTGGCTCGTCAAAAATCATCACCGGGGGATCGTGAATCACCGATCGCGCGATTGAGACTTTCTGCTTCATCCCGCTCGAGAGCTTATCGTTTCTGCCATCGGCGAAGTCATGCATGTCGAGCATTGTGAAAAGTATGTCGATTCTCTTGTCGATTTCCGGTTTTGTCATGCTGTACAGCTTGCCGAAATAGGCCACCATCTCGCGGGCAGTGAGGCGACCGTAGAGACCGGTGTTTCCCGACAAGAAGCCGATCAGACTCCGCACCTTCTCCGGTTGAGTCTTTGCATCTGTGCCGCAGATAGTTGCCGTCCCCGATGTCGGCTTCAGAGATGTTGAAAGGAGTCGTAATGTGGTCGTTTTTCCGGCTCCGTTTGGACCAAGAAGCCCGAAAACCTCACCATTCTTGCATTCGAAACTGACATTGTCGACAGCCCTGACTGTACCCCGCTTCTTGTCTTTAAATGTCTTACAAAGGTCTTTTGCGATTATCATGTGTATCTGGACCTATCTCCTGTCGTTCCGTCGCCATTTTAGTTTCTCACATTAACACTTGTGCCGGACTTAGTCAATGATATACTGTCTGATGCGGTTGAATTCTCATGGTCGAACAGAAGCGACAAGGCTCCATGTTGTCGCAACTTTCATCGTTCAAATTGGTATTAGGATGTGTAGCGAAGTACTTGATTTCAGGATGATTTTGGCACTCCATTCCAAGTCATGGGCGGAGTGATACGCGGAGGACATAACCGAATGAAGAAATCAATATATGCAGCGATAATAGTCGTGGCAGTTCTTGGCGGCTACTACGGCGTCAATGCCTTTTTCACCATCTCAACCGAAATTCCGACTGCTCTGGTTGCGAAGGGTGAGTTTGTGATATCTCAGAAAGCGAACGGCAGCGTTGACGCCAAACGGGCATATACGATGTCGGCGCCGCGAATTCGGGGGCTCCAGATCACATGGCTTGCGCCGGAAGGTGCGATGGTCAAAGAAGGTGATCCGGTGATTAAGTTCGATGCTACCCAACAGCAGGCGGATCTCACGGACAACGAATCAACTCTCAAGATTGCAAGGACGACTCTCGAACGTGCTCAAGGCGAATACTCGATTCAGGAGAAGCAGCTCAAACTCGATCTTAAGAAGGCCCAGCGCAATTATGACGAGATGAAACACGAAGCTATCAAACTTGCTGAGGAGGCAAAGCTGGAGCTCGAGCTGGCCGAACTGAATTTTGAAGCGAAGCTCGAACAAATCAAGGCCGATGTCGAGAAAGCAACACTCGAGGTTCAACGGGCGCAGGATAAGGTCAATCTTGCACGGCGTGAGTTGGATCAGCTCACAATGAATGCTCCGATTCCGGGCATGGTCGTCTATCTCGAAATCTGGAAGGGTGGCTCCATGAGCAAGGTGCAGGAGGGGGATGGGCCGTGGCCGGGTCAGGGTCTAATCCAACTTCCCGACCTGTCAGAGATGGTCGTTAAAGCTGCCGTTTCTGAAGTCAATGCTTCTGAGATTGATTCCGGACAGGCTGCCATCATCACGCTCGATGCCTTTCCTAATGTGCAGCATCAGGGTGTTGTCACAAAGAAGAGCACACTTGCGCGACGCAAAGAGCCGGGATCCAAGATAAACGTCTTTGATGTCGAAATAGCGATCCTTGAAAATGACAAGCAGATCAAACCGGGCATGTCTGCCTCCAGCAAAATCATAATGGATCGTATTGCCGATGTGGTCTCTGTCCCGCTTGAGGCAGTCTTCGAGAAGGAGGGCGAGATTGTCGTCTATCTCGGCAACAAGGATAAGCGTTCTGTCGAGGTCGGTCGCCGCAATGACATGAACATCGAGATACTCTCCGGCCTCGATGGGGGCGAGCGGGTCTGCCTGAGCGATCCTACGGTTGAAGAGTTGGATCTGCCGGGCGATGTCGCTACCGAGCCTGAGTTGAACAAGGGGCGTCAAGCGGGCAGGTCGATCAATGGATCATAGATTCCTGTATCGCATGTCATTCGATTCCCTCGGCGCACATAAGCTGCGCACATTTCTCACCATGCTCGGCGTGATCATCGGTGTGGCCGCTGTTATTGCGATGCTATCGATTGGTGAGGGAGCAAAGCAGGAAGCTCTCGAACAGATTTCCATTCTCGGAGTCAACAACGTCATAGTCAATGCCAAAATCCCGGAGGAAGATCCAACTTCGGGGATCGCTCTGCAGAGATCACCGGGCCTCACTCTCGATGACGGTAAGAATATTGCAGAGCACTCTGAGTTCGTCGCGAATGTCATTCCACAAAGGTTCGAACCGATCAGCACGATCTCATACAGGGGGAATGATGCAGCTGTGAGAGTTGTAGCGACGATTCCTGAATTCACTCTCTCATCGTCTATTGAGGTCGAAAACGGGCGGTTTCTCAAGGACTTCGACAGCAAAGATTTCAGTCAGGTCTGCGTGCTGGGTGCGAAGGCGAAACGGAGCCTTTTTGCGTTTGACGACCCAATAGGCAGAAGCGTACGTATCGGCGATCTCGATTTCACGGTGATCGGCGTGATGGCGGATAAGTACATCGGGCGAGGCAAAGTAGAAGGTCTCGAACTGAAGAATTTCAACGAGGATGTGTACATTCCACTCTCGACAGCCCAGAAGAAGCTCGAACGAGTTGCAGAGTTGAGAGGTGCAACGCAACAATTCCGGATGGAAGTCTCTTCCGAGATAGAGAAGGCCTATAATACGCCGGAGATTGATCAATTGACAATAACGGTTACCGATCTGAAATACGTTCCGGTCGTCACGAAACTCGTGGAGCGCATAATGGAACGCAGACATGCCGGCGTTGAGGATTATGAAATCGTAGTACCGGAATCGCTGCTTCGTCAATCACAGAAAACACAGCAGATTTTTAACATAGTCATGGGAGCTATCGCAGGGCTGTCGCTGCTAGTCGGCGGTATCGGCATAATGAACATCATGCTTGCGTCGGTACTCGAACGGACTCGTGAAATCGGCATCCGCCGCGCAATAGGTGCAAAACGTGGCGATATCTTGAGGCAGTTCCTCATTGAAGCTGTCACGATTTGCTTGCTCGGCTGCTTGGTAGGACTTGCGCTTGGACTGATCATCTCAACAGCAATCACATATTATGCAGGCTGGCCGACGATCGTCTCCATCTTCTCGATAGTCCTTGCAGTAGGTGTATCCGCCACGGTCGGGATTGTCTTTGGCTTGTTCCCGGCGAATAAGGCTTCCAAGCTCGATGTCATAGAGTCCCTCCGATATGAATAGAAATCCCTCGGATGTGAGGTTAATCGATGAATAGATCTCTACTGAATAAGCATTATCTTTTTGGCTCTGTTATTTTGCTTTTGGCAATTGCCATTGTTGTGCCAGCTCTGTCGTATGCCGAAATGTTGACACTCGATGACGCCATAGACATCGCGGTCAACCGTACAGCCCGCGGCGGGAT
It contains:
- a CDS encoding DinB family protein, whose protein sequence is MLTKIDHFKERWQNVSESTGKVLAALTDSSLEQKVADDHRTIGRIAWHIIQTIPEMANKTGLSVTGPRESDPVPESVAEIKKTYDNVAAALMSEITSKWTDATLEQEDELYGMVWKRGQTVNGLIEHEIHHRGQMTVLMRQAGLKVPGVYGPSLEEWDQFGMKAPKI
- a CDS encoding ABC transporter permease subunit, giving the protein MRVRIVHAIFKKEMTDTLRDRRTLVFMLLVPIAAIPLLLMALSSLMTSQIAKEMERVSEVVVQGLEYLPDTLRSELIGSDDLTVVSETQYRAENPTANSDITEDLRLGGFDVLMVVPKAFDRAIEIESPTEIELFYDEAEMKSEFAVSKIKTVLDPYRERIIQARLDQRDISGDIIRPFEIVSENVASMQKVAGEKLGAMLPYLIIIMCFMGAMYPAIDLAAGEKERGTLETLLVSPATRGEFVVGKYLVILTTGITAAILSMGSLTFSLNYMLEDIVGKMNVGRMLAIEFDTSTVILILMIVLPLAGIFAAILLSVSIFARSFKEAQSYITGIYMVLILPAFVSFLPGIEMSYRMALIPIVNVSLIIKDAISGQVEWNYVITAFVSTIVLAALTLVAARKWFERESVLFRM
- a CDS encoding ATP-binding cassette domain-containing protein; translation: MIIAKDLCKTFKDKKRGTVRAVDNVSFECKNGEVFGLLGPNGAGKTTTLRLLSTSLKPTSGTATICGTDAKTQPEKVRSLIGFLSGNTGLYGRLTAREMVAYFGKLYSMTKPEIDKRIDILFTMLDMHDFADGRNDKLSSGMKQKVSIARSVIHDPPVMIFDEPTTGLDVMSSRTIVKFIRQCRDAGKCVIFSTHIMSEAMRLCDRVAIIHNGRIFADSTPTDLLAQTGTDNLEDAFIKIVGE
- a CDS encoding efflux RND transporter periplasmic adaptor subunit is translated as MKKSIYAAIIVVAVLGGYYGVNAFFTISTEIPTALVAKGEFVISQKANGSVDAKRAYTMSAPRIRGLQITWLAPEGAMVKEGDPVIKFDATQQQADLTDNESTLKIARTTLERAQGEYSIQEKQLKLDLKKAQRNYDEMKHEAIKLAEEAKLELELAELNFEAKLEQIKADVEKATLEVQRAQDKVNLARRELDQLTMNAPIPGMVVYLEIWKGGSMSKVQEGDGPWPGQGLIQLPDLSEMVVKAAVSEVNASEIDSGQAAIITLDAFPNVQHQGVVTKKSTLARRKEPGSKINVFDVEIAILENDKQIKPGMSASSKIIMDRIADVVSVPLEAVFEKEGEIVVYLGNKDKRSVEVGRRNDMNIEILSGLDGGERVCLSDPTVEELDLPGDVATEPELNKGRQAGRSINGS
- a CDS encoding ABC transporter permease, yielding MDHRFLYRMSFDSLGAHKLRTFLTMLGVIIGVAAVIAMLSIGEGAKQEALEQISILGVNNVIVNAKIPEEDPTSGIALQRSPGLTLDDGKNIAEHSEFVANVIPQRFEPISTISYRGNDAAVRVVATIPEFTLSSSIEVENGRFLKDFDSKDFSQVCVLGAKAKRSLFAFDDPIGRSVRIGDLDFTVIGVMADKYIGRGKVEGLELKNFNEDVYIPLSTAQKKLERVAELRGATQQFRMEVSSEIEKAYNTPEIDQLTITVTDLKYVPVVTKLVERIMERRHAGVEDYEIVVPESLLRQSQKTQQIFNIVMGAIAGLSLLVGGIGIMNIMLASVLERTREIGIRRAIGAKRGDILRQFLIEAVTICLLGCLVGLALGLIISTAITYYAGWPTIVSIFSIVLAVGVSATVGIVFGLFPANKASKLDVIESLRYE